The genomic window ccccttgaaattgagaaagggcggtacaagaacttacctgtgtgcgaaagaacttgtaaatactgtatgtcaaacaaggtggaagacgaaatacattttatgtcaagttgtccattctacgacaacgaaagaaatgagctgtttaaagaggccactatatttcatcctaatttctccacgttttcagacgaaaagaaaactactctcctcttaacatcacaaaacccacatatcacagaaaaagtgggatcattcgtcttccacagtctcggaaaaagaagtcgaactcaataagttagaacttagtggcagtagttaagactagagtagacatttgttatactgttcattattgtctgtccgtccactccgtgttacatgtacatgtacttgcaattagcctacgggcaggaatttgcaataaaacttttcaaTTAACTCCGGCACTTCAATTAGCTCTggcactgtgtgtgtgttggttaattggtcagtttttttttagttgatTGTGCTACTAACAGATCTATGTCTTGACCCGGATTTTCATGTTTTCGTGTTGTTTTTACGATATGGCTTGGTAAAAGTGATTTTAGTAAACATGATGTCATTTTGTCAATGACTTTGACACAAAGTTTGATGCGTCTTTATTCTTGATATACACTAGAGCGGTGCTACCTCGTCATTGTTCTAATGGAAGcttcttcaaaacgatttttacATCAAATTCAGATTATACCAAAATACGAATCAAAACCAGCCATGCCGTCAAAAAAATAACGTTAATACTATGTAAAGATGACTGTACCAAGGTTTGTGTTTGGCCGAGGTTATCTAAGGATATACAGAATGTGCTTATATCTACGGTGTGTTGTTAAAATCTTTAATACGCTCAATTAAGATGTCAAATCAATCGTAGCCCCAAATGAACTCCCAGGCGTCTTTGATAGTGATAATCTGTGGTACCCCGAGGCGCGACATTCCGAGCCGATGGCGCCTCTACAGTAGACAGTTACTTTTACGACCCACCGCGCGACAGACGGGACCCaggttagggccctgtcacacttgtgcgtatattcaagtgcgcatgagttgcgcattaacatatGTTTGgcttaagtaaattttgcggggaggaagttgttttctactttgacccaccgttgagcagtctagttatgaaaccaaagaaatcatttcttcggctgcaaacttaacctaaaccaaaaacatgttaatgatgatgatgattgaagacctttattgtatgttcatgccccgaggggctagatacaggtcgtttaacacaaacctaactaacatgtaagtgacatatacagtgaaatatgtacagtacattgtgtaaacatacatggtagaagaaaaggataagctaagctaatctagtaaagtcaacttcttctcgcttctttgtacatgtgtagatgtatgaacagatcatgtttcttatacaagggttatctagacgcaacaaaaatatgaatttatccgttgcgtttaaatattcaaagtatgggaatttctcattaatacatttgaaaagaacatttctttctatatcgtaaagtttacaatctaaaatgaagtgccgctcatcttctatttgatttaactcaataagcaactcatgcgggcttgtatatacgcacaagtgtgacagcgGCTTTAGTTGCTCTCGAGACGTACATTCTGTCATACCGTCAGCCATCAGAATATCGCCTCTCTTCTTCAAATCGGTGGGTATTTGGTCGTTGTTTttttagatacattttgtacgaATGCAGGAGATAAATAGCAGAATCAGACGGACAGTGTGCTGCGCTGTGCAGAAATGTGTTGTACTTTATAAGGCAAGGTAGATGGCTAGGCTGATTCAAGCGTTTCTGATATGGACGAAttacaggaagttttctgtcAGTACAAATTCGAAAATATATATAACGGCAAACGTTTTCGTTTTCATTGGAACTGCAGTCACGAAAAAGTGTACAAGAGCGTACGGTGTTGGGTGACGGAGTTACGTATGTCAGACATTACAGCACTAGTAAAAGGAATAGTATTTTGTTAAACCTTCACGGAGGGGGTTgctatgtttgtgtgtttgtccgCACGTCAATGATGGTGTTAGTGTGTGGGTGTCATGgtgcgtgcgcgcgcgtatTTGCGAGTGTGATTAAATGTGTGTGattaaatgtgtgtgtgtgtgtgtgtgtgtgtgtgtgtgtgtgtgacagctCGCGcgcttgtgtgcgtgtgtgtgcgcgtgcaaGTGAACATGGCTCTGTGTAACAGCAGTACAAGTAAACATGGCTTTGAATAGCAACAGTGAAAGTGAACATGACTCTGTACAGTAACAGTGAAAGTGAACATGACTCTGTACAGTAACAGTGCAAGTGAACATAACTGTATAGCAACAGTACACGTGAAAAGGACTGGGAtttcctcattcattatgcaagtTATGTCTTAATTTTAGGCtgattgtgtacatctctgtctaagctgcctGCATATCGAATATCagggaaatccgtcgttccttgcGAGTCAGTTATCCGAGAAAGATTGTTaaaaacgtccctgcagttccagagcaagctctGTGAGTTATCCTCGCGTAACCCCGGCATTCACCTCATCTTACCTGGCCTGTACAACTGTTCCTGGTAGTTAAAGATAAAGAGCGAGGATGCTCTCAGTACGTGTCATTGATTTGATGCATTTTCTTCCAACTGTGTTGTCAATAGTGCAGGATGACATGCTTTCCCAATTAACTCCGGCACTTCAATGGCAATGGCACTGTATGTGTGTTGGTTAATtggtcagtttttttttaaatttcattgtGTTACTAACTTACATGTAATAGATCTATGTTCATTCTGAGCTGATGGCGCcactaatactagtagtaacagTAGACCGATGCTTTTACGACCGACCGACAATGCCTGTttaccttcgctaagaaggTTGCATTTGGGCCTGTGTCTGCctgtcagtctgtttgtttgtttgtttgtttgtttgtttgtttgttttgtttgtaaacagcataacCAAAGAAGATGTGGATGGGCcgtgatgatatttggtctgttgGTAGATCATTTGGTAGGAGGTCGAGGAATCTAATTATATGTTAGACAGCAAAGGGTCGAGGCCGTTACATGTCTCCAGCCGTTTGCTCGTTGCGATAAAAGAGAAATCCGGTTTTTCAGCAACTCGTGCCTCGTTGACAAGTCTGTCACACCATCAGCAGCAGAATCTCGCCTGTCTTCGTCAAATCGGTGAGTGCTTTAtcgtttttaaaacattttgtacgCATAGTAACAGAATCAGACCGTGCACTGCGACGTGTACTTCGGAATTGTATTGTTCTttataagggccctgtcacacttgtgcgtatattcaagtgcgcatgagttgcgcattaacatttcttagatttaaggaaagtttgcggggaagaagttgttttctgcgttgacccaccaTTGTGCAGCCTACTTGTCGAatcaaggaaatgacttcttgggctgaaaactcaatcttgaccaaaaacatgttaatacgcaactcacgcgggcctgtatatacgcacaagtgtgacagggtccttataaagcccctatctcactggactgtgacCTGTTGGCGTCAACAAATGACGACGACCTTGCAAATTTTCGACAAATTGACACAGGCACTTCAATTAGCTCTGGCACTGTTTGCGTTTTAGTTAATGCCAAATCAATCGTAGCCCCAAATGAACTCCCAGGCTTGTGTCAGTGATACCCTTAATCTGTGCTCGCAAACTAACGCAAACTCTGCTGTCCGGCGGTGGCGGCGGCGCCGGATGATGGGCGGGTCACTAAAGCGCAACATTCTGAGCTAATGGTGCCTCTAAACACAAGAGTCAAGACCGATGCTTTTACGACCGACCCACAGACGTACAATGCCagtttaccttcgccaagaaggttatgcattcgggcctgtgtgtgtgtgtgtgtgtgtttgtgtgtgtgtgtgtgtgtgtgtgtgtgtgtgtgtgtgtgtgtgtgtgtgtgtgtgtgtgtgtgtgtgtgtgtgtgtgtgtctgtttgtttgtttgtgaacagcataactcaagaagatgtgaatgtagattatgcaaattaggacttctACCTGTATGGGTAGGAGTGACTTTGGGATGGTCAATTTCTGCATAAGGTTGATGTGGAACAGTCCGTTTTTGGATGAGGAGGGAGAGAGGACGGTGAAATATGCTGTGTTTGCATGCTGGAAAATGTCGTCTTTCTAGTActcttttttaaaatcttttaacACAGAAAATGGACACAACGAAGCCTAAGAACTATTCCCAGAACCGCTCCTTCCAGCACTGTGCTGGACTTGAGGCGCTGCAGCAGTACATGCAGTGGGAGGAGGGCGAAACAGTTTTGGACGCTGGGTGTGGCACGGGGGAGACCTGCAAGTACATCTCCCAACAGCCAGGGGTCGCTTCCGTGGTGGGATTTGATGTGTCATCTGACTTCATCAGGTACCAGTTGTTCCCTAATCTTTGCAATGGGCATTTACCATTACGTATCTGGTGTGGTTTGCTTGTTGGATTCGTCCGTTTGCAGTCTGACATTTTGATATCACGAATGAAAGTTTGAGGAgaggattttgttttgttttgtttctgtagctattGCAATCAGCGGAACTCCTTCCCAAACATTCTCTATCACGTAGCTGATGTCACTGACGTATCCACCTTCGAGCCTGAGTGGCAAGGTGCTTTCAATAAGGTAGTCTCTTTCTTCGTGCTACACTGGGTCCAGGACAAGGTAACGGCGCTGAAAGCGCTCCATTCTTGCCTGAAGCCTCGTGGAGAAATCTTGATGATTTTCGGCAGTGACAAGAGCAACATCGTCCAAACCAACTCGAAAATGACAGCGCATCCCAAGTGGAAAATCTACTTGAAGGATTCCGTGCCCAACTTTCCGTGGCCTTCCAGCGATCGCACGAACCATCGTAGTCGCCTTCTGGAGGAGTGTGGATTTGAGGTCCTCTCCTGTAGTCTTGTGGAGCACCGGCAGCTTGTCGAGTCTGAGGAAAAGCTGATGGAAACCCTCCGTGCTGTTTACCCGCTCATGCACTGCATACCCAAAGACGAGCACGAGGAATTCTTGGATGACATGAAAAAGATGGCAAGAGAAGCCTACTTGATATCTGGAGATGATGAAATAACCGAGGCATCTACAGTTGTACTTGCTCGAAAGTTGTGAATTCATAATGATATGtgaattgtgcaaattagatctttatttgcataattaatgaggaaatcttATATTTCAAAAGTGTTGAATGACAGAGTCTTTATACTCATTACATATATAACTAGGCTAGAGAGGAACATTGGTGGATatagatcatgtaaatcatgacctaatttacataatgagAAAAGTGGTGGTAAACGATGGCAGATTCATAGTGTAGTCAGTAGTGACACACGTAGGTTAGACAAAGGTTAATATCATCAGACAGAAGATATGTAAATTTGGACATCATTGGCATGATAAGTGAGAAAATGCTATACTAGCTTCCTGGAAAAGGATAAAACTTTcatatttgcaacatatgtaatttGGACATAGGAAATAATGACTTCATATAAACAATACTGATAAGACACTTCTTATCAAACTAACGAGTCATTAGTAGATGGTGGCAATTTCACATTTGTGACACATGCAACTTATGTGGAAGGGAGCATTTTAAGTCACATATTATGCGCATTATGTGAGACCCATAGTTACTAATGATACTGAATGGTGATGGTTTGGAGATGTCGAACTCTTCTTGTTTTTCCCTCTTAATTCGGTAGTGCTGGAAATACATGAATGATACGGAACCGCCTCTGTACTTATATCTACTCAGCTGTGGGAAGGATCCGccaggttatatatatatatatatatatatatagtatgttCCAACTACAAAGTTGGAACATACTAGATAAAAAAAGTGTCTTTCATTTGACATTATCAGCATATAAAACATTTAAGAATATCTATTGTATTCAAGAATGATAACTTTTTTTCCATAGAAATGGGTATTCAAATTCAGGAGGATCCGGGGTTTAATTTTACAACTTTGGTGTTTTATCTTAAAGTCAAGAATCTGTGATAACGTAATATCAAAATTATATATTACATAATGTGTAATGCGTTTTGGTAAACCCAATTGCAAGTCTCTATGTCTTCAGAGTGGTTATGGTGATAGTGGGGTTACCAAGTATTGTCACTTTCTGTACTTCTTGAATGCTGGAATAAAAGACATTTTGGGTGCGATACCATGTTTTGACGCTTCAGTTCATGTTACAGCGTTCATGTTCTCTTCTTTGAAACTCTAAAGgcgtcttgtttttttcgcgctctcgcactTGATTTTGAGTCTGTATTTgatgttctgtatctgtatctatatagccggtataaccgccatcaggcgtaacacaccagcttcgcaggcacgcggcgcggcagcagctggtcatattacaccgaacggtctgttacacctagtctttgcatatctgactgcaaccgttctttaaagctacttagtgatgaagctcctacagtacttgatgacaacgagttccattctactatggttctcgggaaatacgaatttttaaacacgtcaatccttggctgataactctggtacttaaaagcatgactatttctggtcctcttctgagctggcattagatacttatcagtcggtacgtccacaagtttattagtcatcttgtacatcatgcaaagtctggacattgttctcctgtcctcacgtgacatccattgcaggtctgctttcatttttgttacactggcgcccctttcatagttgttcgtgcagaatctggcagcttggttctgcaccctctcgagtttatctatatccttctttgtgtatggatcccaaactgttgcagcatattcaaggtttggtcttactagagacgtgtatgcaagtgattttacctttgctgggcatgcccacaaattacgtttgatcactcccaatgtctgtttagccttagttgttactttgttgatatgggtgttccactttagccccgttgttaatgtaacgcctaggtacgggtggctctttgctgttgctagagcctgtccacagaactggtaggtggttacaattgggtttcgtttgtttgttatatgcatgatgtaacatttttccggattaaactgcattagccatctgctttgccattcttcgagtgtgttcaaatcttcttgcaaaagctgtgaatcactctgtgtggacaactctatatataacaggcagtcatcggcaaataacctaacatttgaatcaagccggtctggtaagtcatttatgtacaggaggaagagtaacggtcccagaacagttccctgtggtacgcctgacgcaactctaactggagctgaggccttaccttctaccactaccgtctgttccctattggtcaagaaagccttcaaccaatttagtgtggtgccttgaattccgtagtgctctagtttagtgatgagtctgctatgtgggactttatcgaaagctttagtaaaatcaagaattgctagatctacctgttttttactgttcagtgcgccagctatgtcatgagctgtcaatataagctgtgtttctgtggatcgctttgctctgaatccatgttggtagtcagtcaatatgttgaaactttctaagtgtttcatgacatgactatggataatgtgttcaagtagtttgcaggatatacaggtcagtgatacaggtcggtagttgccggggacagctctatctccctttttaaaaatggcacatatatttgcatccctccagtctttgggaatttctcctgtgtctaacgagtgttggaaaatattggttaacacaggtgctatttcggtggctgtcattttgaggaaccaaggaggtatttggtctggaccagatgctttagacggattgagaccttggagcattttttcgacaccattaggggaaatcactatgtgttccatgggaggggtacagggctgtccgagagttggcatgtttgttgtgtcttcctctgtgaacacacttttaaactgtgaactgagtgcctctgcttttttctcgctatcactgacaatggaattaccaatctttagaggggctacgccgacaaggtctcttcttaggccttttatgtatgaccagaatgttttgggtttgtcaattatggcttcccccagtatgtctgccacatattttgaatgtgctgctcttatgcttttctgtacgcccttcttaactctcttgtatttgttcatgtcttcctctcgccctgttctcttagctttgttgtaaagacgttgtttcttacgacaatgccttcttaggtttctgttgaaccaaggcaggttgtatctgcttgatgttgttttactagggatgtgcaagttcatcgtgtgctttattttgtctttaaaatcatcccacttctgtgtcacggacatatcctcggttcgtttgttaaagttcgttgcataatcacttaggtcactcttgatggccggttcatcagctttagttcgaatgtacacttttctcttgggtttcctgttttgtttgggtgcaaggttgacatccaccaataccatgtcgtggtcacttattccaggaactactgtggtcttttcgattatgtttgggttattaactaagaccaggtccaaaagattaccattcctagtgggctcttgaactgtttggaataacccatggttatccactaagtgcagtagcttctgtgcctgtcctggattgctctgagtgttatctgtagtgctagcatcccaatttataccaggtgtgttaaagtctccaaggatgatcacgttgtcagagttaattttaggtcccatcttacttatggacttgtccagttcatccaggctattgccctggtccgatggaggtctatagtatgtaccaatcattagtggtttctttcctgctagttgagtctgtgtccaaatgatctcacagtctgtgtctagatctggcctgtgtgtgacaatcaaatcatccctgttaacctggaatacaccacctccagggccaTATCCATAAGATTAACTTGCTGCGGCCGTATTTCGCCTCAGCGCTATCCTGTGTAACGATACTGTGACCACTTGTTGCATGTTATCTAAATAAGGACGTGTCACGTGACGAGCGTCTTAAGTGTCAAGTTCCTGTTGTCACAGCACCACGCCTGCGAAGCCTTTCAGAATTCTCTCTAGTCTTTGTGGGTAAAGATCCAATATGTGTGTCTTCCGGAGCAAACACTTAAACGTTACAACCTTCTCGCGAAACTGGAGAACCGCTCAGCAGAAGTAAAACTCGGGCTGGAGGAAGTTTTAAGGCTGTGAAACCTGTAGAGTCAACACAACAGTAGCGGAAACCTGGCACCAGTCCTGTTACAAGCCAAGGGGCGTGACCGCTACCGGTACCGCGCCACGCAAGCACGGCTCGTCTTTTCTTCACGGTCAGTCGGAATCTTACAAACTAGCAACGACGTTTCAGACCTGGCTATAGTTCATTGAACTCCGGAATCCTTCATCGCCTGAGGTAAGTAAAGCTGTCCAAGTACGGATTACTTTCAGCTGCTTAAAGTTATTTTGTTTCACGGGTAAACCTTCAACACGTCTCAGTATGTTATCACAACAGTTAACACTGAGATTCAGCAATGTTGTTCCTTTCGGGGGAACTGATTCAGGTCCAACATCCTGCTCTCTTCGTCAACACTCCATTAATCTAGCAGATGCCACGGAAATACAATGAGTAACCTAGAACGGAGGTCACGGTCCCCAAGAAATGAGAAGATAGTTATCGGTGACATTGTCTGGCGGCTGTTTGTTGATATCATGGCAGCTAGCGTTCCTTCCCTCTGAATCACACAGCCGCTAGCTATTCACCGCTGCCAGTCAGGGGAAGAACTTCGTGTATTCATTCCGAGTGGAAACACTGGAGAACAGTATCAATGGTCTCAGTGTCTCACTAGGGAGTCATGATACAGAAGCGACAGTTGTCCTTGGGCTGTCTTCCTACTATGTTGACCCTGTGTCTGACTCAACATTGCCTTGGCAGGGACGTCCTTCTCAATTTGTAACGTTCCCCACCTGTCTGAGAACCACACCGTTTAATAGTGTTATGTCACAGCAGGTTTCATGTTATTGTGTAATCTGAAACAGGGAGAACAGAAAAAGACATTTCGACTCTCATGATCACAGGTGATCACCCTGCAATTAGTGCAAAGGGGAAACTTTCAAGAGAAATTCAATGATCGGTCTTTTGCGGTTTAACCTTTGAGTGTGTGGGGATTCCACCTCCACCCCCGCCTGTAGCCGTGATGACAGGGCTTTGGGTTGTTGCCTTAATGTTATCTTATATAGGCTTGTCGAGATATAAAGTCAACTggtctgattttgaaaaatggaaaaagttaaagaaaacaggaaattTGTTTTCCATTGAAGTTGACATGAACCATGGAATGTTACACCTGTCAACCATGTAACCACTGGTGCATGCAGCAGCAAAAGTAACACACCACTGGATACTGTCTTTCTCCAATTGGGGTATTAAAGACTTAAGGGTTTATACGGATCATTCTCAGGTAGGCAGGAGTGGAAGTAACACCTTTCTAGTTCTGTTTGTGCAAGTCCTTCACTTGTTTACCAGGTAGATCAGGGGTTTTGTTTATGGCTTCTGTGTCAAGCCCCCAGGGCAGGTGGTTTGGAACCGTTCCAAGTAATTTTTGCTGTGGGTCTTCTTGAGGCGGAACTGAAGTCCATTAGTCACTCATTTGAAGAAGGTAATAATCTTTCCATCAGATAGAAGTTTTACATAACTGTGTGCATGTGGGTGCAAACTTCTGCATTGTCAGACAGGCTGTATGTGGTAAACACACTTGTCCATTGATCTATGTTAAGGGTAGGATCCCCTGTGCCTGAGGCTAGTTCCCACGCTCTGGTAATTcgcctacatgtagctgcaccATTTCAGCTCAGGGATTGCTAGATTTCACCTACTCTGCTGTTTCTGTGAGGGAGGATCACTCCACTGGAAAGTAGCAACAAGGAGTTTTTGGCAGTTCAGCACTGCCAAAAGTGCTGACAGGTATTTCTGAAAGCTGATAACTTCTGCCCATGTTTGTGGGTAGGACAATACAAAAGGTGTGGTTACACCTATACTGTTGAGAAACTGTGCCTAGATTGGCTCTAAAACCGTCACTGAAGGTGCCTAGTGACTTTTGGTGAGTTAGTGATATATTGCAGGTATGATTACACTTTGTGATGGCTGTTCTGGGGCTTG from Branchiostoma lanceolatum isolate klBraLanc5 chromosome 4, klBraLanc5.hap2, whole genome shotgun sequence includes these protein-coding regions:
- the LOC136432021 gene encoding juvenile hormone acid O-methyltransferase-like encodes the protein MDTTKPKNYSQNRSFQHCAGLEALQQYMQWEEGETVLDAGCGTGETCKYISQQPGVASVVGFDVSSDFISYCNQRNSFPNILYHVADVTDVSTFEPEWQGAFNKVVSFFVLHWVQDKVTALKALHSCLKPRGEILMIFGSDKSNIVQTNSKMTAHPKWKIYLKDSVPNFPWPSSDRTNHRSRLLEECGFEVLSCSLVEHRQLVESEEKLMETLRAVYPLMHCIPKDEHEEFLDDMKKMAREAYLISGDDEITEASTVVLARKL